Below is a genomic region from Billgrantia tianxiuensis.
CATGATGCCGATCATTACGATGACGCCCAGCACTGGCGGCACGAATGCGGACGCCAGCAGCGATGGCGTTGCCAGGTCGGCGCGTTCCAGGCTAGGGAAGGCGGCCAGGGCCGAGAAGCCCCAGAGGACCGACACCAGGGTGTAGATGAAACCGAAGACCAGGAAGCCGATCAGCATCTGGCGCATGGAGCGCAGCGAGGAAGGCATGAACAGCCGCTGGCTGACCTGGGGATTGGATAGGCTGAAGAAGAACCAGGGGATGGTCAGGCCGAGGAAGGTGATGAAGCTGAACAGGCCGGGGCCCGGTACCGTCAGCGACTGAGGGTGTTCGGTGGCCAGGGTCTCGAACAATGCGGCGAAGCCGCCAAGGCCTTGGATGACCAGGAAGGCGACCAGGGTCGAGGCGACTATCATCATGATCGCCTGCAGCGAGTCGGTCCACATGACCGAGCGAATGCCTGCCACATAGGAGAAGAAGATCGCGATCGCCGTGGCCAGCATTACCCCGCTGGTGAAGGGAATGGCGCCGTTGGTGGTGCCTTGCAGCAGGTAGCCGACCCGGCCAGCTGCACTGCCGCATAGGGGATCAGGAAGACGCAGCTGGCGATCGACACCGCCATGGCGACCCGCTTGCTGTTGTAGCGGTGCCCCAGCATCTCGCTCGGGGTCACGAAGTTGAACTTCTTGCCCACGGCCCAGAACTTCGGCCCGAAGATGGCCACCAACGAGACACCCGCGAAGTAGATGATCTCGAAGCCCAGGGCGCCGACGCCACCAGCGTAGGTGAGTCCGGCGAGCCCCACCATCATGAAGGCACTGTAGGTCGTGGCACTATAGCTCAACGCCGACACGAAGCCGTTCATCTGCCGGTTACCCAGGAAGTAGCCCGACATGCTCTCCGACTTGCCTTGGCGCGACAGGATGGCGATGCCGATGGCAATCAAGAGATAGATGGCGATCGACCACCAGATTAGTGACTCAGTCATTGCCGTGCTCCTCGAAGTCCTTGGTGATGAAGAGGTTCAGAGCGATGACCACGAGACCGGCAATCGTCCAGAACAGGAAGCTGCCATACCATGCCTGCACATGGGTCAACAGCGTGTAGGGAACCAGGTAGCAGAGCAGGACCACTGCCCAGACCAGCCATATCCACTTGCTTCTTTTCATGATCAACCTCGTCTTATTGTTGCGTCAGGGGTGGGGGGAAGGACTGTTGTTATGCTGGCGAATCGTCGTCACGCGCGACTCGATGTTTCGCCAGGGGGCTTGGTCGGGCGCAAAACGCGCCCGTAGATAGGCCGTCAGGGTGACGACCTGGGAGTCGCTGAAACTGTCGGCGAAACCGGGCATATTGCCGAGGCCGGGTACATGGTCGGCATGCACGCCACCCAGGATTGACTGGATGACGTTGTCGGGATGCTGGCTATGTAGGTTGGTGTTCAATGCCAGGGAGGTCTGGGCGCTGGTGAAGGAAGGCGTGCCACTCTCCATATGGCAGCTGGCGCAGGCCCCTTCGAATAGACGTTCTCCCTCCTCCATGCCGGCGGGGCCGCTCTGGGCCGTGGCGATGCGAACCGCAGCGTCGGCTCGTACGGTCTCGCTATCTCCCGCCGGTGCGTCCATCTGGACCGCCACATAGTGAGCCAGGGCGCGTACGTCATACTCGGGCAGCTCGCCCAGGCCGGCCACCACCGGTGCCATGGGGCCCGAGGCCACACCATGCAGTGACGACGCGCCGTGGCGCAGGTAGTCGTAGAGGGAGGTCTCGCTCCAAGGAATCGGCGAGCGTGATAGCCGATTGAGCGGCGGGGCTTCCCAGCCGTCCACCATGGCACCGGCCAGACTGTGCTCTCCCCTCTGCTCGGCCCCCATGGCGTTGCGTGGCGAGTGACAGGCGCTGCAGTGCCCCAGGCCCTCGGCGAGGTAGGCGCCGCGATTGTAGAGATCACTCTGGCCGGGATCGGGCTCGAAGGGGTTGGGGTCGTGGTAGAGGGCGTTCCAGCCGGCCATCAATGGTCGGAAGTTGAACGGAAAGCTCAGCGCATTGGCCGGTGTCTCGGCGCTCACCGCGGGCTGCGCCATCAGGTAAGCATACAGCGCCTGCATGTCGGCATCGCTGATCTTGGCAAAGGCCGTATAAGGGAAGGCCGGATAAAGATGCTTGCCATCGCGGCTGATGCCGTGTCGCATGGCGCGCTCGAAGGCGGCATAGGACCAGCGGCCCATCCCTGTTTCCTCGTCTGGCGTGAGGTTGGTGCTGTAAAGCGTGCCAAACGGTGTATCGAAGGCGCGTCCGCCGGCATTCTCCTGACCTCCCTCGGCGGTATGGCAGGCCGCACAGTCGCCGGCCGCAGCCACCAGGCGCCCACGTTCGATGGTCTCGGCGGAATAGAGGTTGGCTGCGGGGCGGTTGATCGGCGTAATCGCTCCCTTCCAGGGCCAGGCCATGACCGCCGTGCCGGCCACTGCGGTCAGGGCCGCCGCCTTGAGCCAACGGCGCCCAGGGCGTTTGGTCGGTCTGCCGGGTGTCTCTTCCTGCAAGGAATCGGCCTGGTCGTGGAGAGCTTGACGTACGCGGCCGGCGGTGAAGGGCGGCTGGCGGAAGCGCACGCCGGTGGCATCGAACAGCGCATTGGCGATCACCGCCACGCCGGGTGCAAGATTCACGTCGTCGAGCGGCTGGAGCAGCGAGGTCGTTGCCTCAGCGTCTGCGCTCTCCTTGGTTGGCATGTCGGTGCGGGTCACCAGGACACCGCCGGGCGTCGGATCGACATTCTTATCGTCCTTGCTGCCATCGCCCCATTCGTCGAAGGCCGGGTCGCGTCCCAGCAGCGGGCGAGCGCTACCCAGCACCCGGGCCTGCAGTGTCTGCTGCAGGCGATCCGTGTCTACCTCAGGACCGGCGTCCTGGCCGACCACCAGCCGAGTCAAGGTCACGTCACCGGTAATACGGTTCACCTCCACGTCGGCAATCCAGGCCGAGCGCACGCCTTCCGGGATGCGTTGATGCCGGTCAGGCAGCTGTGAATAGGCGAAACCGCGACCGCGCAGCCGATCCGGTGATGTGGAAGCGGCGGACGACAGCGCTTCGCCCCATCGGGCGCGCTGCGACACCGAGGCGATCAGCTCGACGCCACGGGCATCGTCGAGGTGGCGTAGCCGCAGCGCCAGGGGATCCTGGCCACTTTCGTGGGCCACCTCGTCCAGGAAGGATTCCCGGGCAAAGGCCTGCTGAATCTCGGCGAGGCTCTCGCTGTGCCGACCGGCGCCATGATCGTCGCGGCGGGTCGCCAGTTGGACGTTACTGAAAGCATAGGGTGCGAAGGGCGGTGTTCCGCTGGCTTCGGTCCGCCGGATGGGCGGCCTGCCGCAGAGCCACAGGCCCACGGCGGCGATATCGCCCGAGGCATGGGCCTGATGGTAGCGGTAGTCGGCGATATCGCCGCTCTCCGCCAGGTCGGCGCTCAGTGTGATGCGCTGTGCCTGTCCCAGGGCATGCACATCACGGGTGTAGGTGGCATCCAGCCATACCGCCACGGAGCAGCCCAGTTGCCGGGACATCACTGCGGCATCCACAGCGGCATCGTCACCACAGTGACGGCCTAGGCCGGAGACCCGCGCCGGGGTGGTTCCGTAGAGCTCGATCCGCTCGGCCGGCAGGCCGGTGAGGGTCATCAGGTCGTGAATCAAGGCCTCGGGCGTGATCGTTTCTCCCCACAGCATCAGGCGTTGATCGGAGCAGTCGGCCACCACCCAGCCGGGGGCGTCGCCCCAGCGCAGGCGGCTCGGCCAGCCATAGTCATGGCGATGGGCCGAGGCCGCCTCGCCATGTCCAGCCGCCAGCTCCCGGGACCGCGCCCCGGTCTCCAAGGGGACCTGGTCGTGGTCGCCTTGGCCTGCGTGGGAGGGCGCACGCCATTCGAGCCGCAGGCGACGCGCGGCGTTTTGCGCCGCGTCCAGACTGTCGGCCACCACGCCCACGAAATCGCCCTCGATGACGACTTCGATCCGACCCGGCAGGCCCGCCACGCTGGCCCGGTCCACGGCCACCAGCCGATCGCTGACGAAGTGCTCGCCGTTCCAGGCATAGTGGGGTGGCCTTACCGCTACACCGAAGCGCTTGGGCGATGCCAGCGGAGCGGGGAGCTCTGTGGGTTCAGCCCGGGAAGTGGGGGGCTGCCGATCACTCATGGGGCGCCTCCGGCGACTCGGCGGCGTTGATTGCCACGGCGCGACTCGCCGCCTCGAGAATCTCCACGTGGGTGCCGCAGCGACAGAGGTTGTACTCCAGAGCGGCCCGCAACTGGGCTGATGAAGGCCTAGGGGTGTGATTGAGCAGAGCGCGCACGCTGATGATCATGCCATTGAGGCAGTAGCCGCATTGGGCGGCCTGGGCCTCGATGAAGGCGCGCTGGACAGGGTCGAGGCGGCCTTCGCTGGCCAGGCCCTCGAGGGTAAGGATCTCATGCCCGACCGCGACCGAAACCGGCAGCACACAGGCCCGGGCGGCCATGCCGTCGATCAGCACACTACAGGCACCGCACTCGCCCAGGCCGCAGCCGTACTTGGGGCCATTGAGCTCCAGGTCATTGCGCAGGACGGTCAGCAGGGGAGTGTCCGGCGGTACTGCCAGCTCGTACGAGCGGCCGTTAACAGTCAGGGAGATCGCTTGGGTCATAGGGGCTCGTCGTTATTCTTGGTGTTATCAACGTTTTTTGACTCTTGAGAACCAATTCAGGCATTACCCTGCGCCTCCTTCGAGGATCCGGGTATGTCGATTTGTTGAGGTGTATACGCTGTTAATTTTGGGTTTCTACACATATAGCACCTTGAGTCCTGTTCCTGCAAGCTATGATGTGTGTCATGCTTTTCCTTCGTAAAACCACCATTTTATAGGCCTGTATCAAGATTTTCTCTCTTGGCGGCTTGGTCGGGCTGTCCGGTGCGCCAATCGAATAAACGGTGCTTGACGTGAAAAATAATGGTGTATACGTTGTAATTGAGTTTCGTGTCACCCTGGCGCGTGCCCCATGCTGGAGCGCCCTGACGAAGAGTTGCTCTACGCATGCCCTCTGTCTTCTGCCCACTGGCATCAGGGCATCGAGGAAGATCAAT
It encodes:
- a CDS encoding (2Fe-2S)-binding protein gives rise to the protein MTQAISLTVNGRSYELAVPPDTPLLTVLRNDLELNGPKYGCGLGECGACSVLIDGMAARACVLPVSVAVGHEILTLEGLASEGRLDPVQRAFIEAQAAQCGYCLNGMIISVRALLNHTPRPSSAQLRAALEYNLCRCGTHVEILEAASRAVAINAAESPEAPHE
- a CDS encoding c-type cytochrome; the encoded protein is MSDRQPPTSRAEPTELPAPLASPKRFGVAVRPPHYAWNGEHFVSDRLVAVDRASVAGLPGRIEVVIEGDFVGVVADSLDAAQNAARRLRLEWRAPSHAGQGDHDQVPLETGARSRELAAGHGEAASAHRHDYGWPSRLRWGDAPGWVVADCSDQRLMLWGETITPEALIHDLMTLTGLPAERIELYGTTPARVSGLGRHCGDDAAVDAAVMSRQLGCSVAVWLDATYTRDVHALGQAQRITLSADLAESGDIADYRYHQAHASGDIAAVGLWLCGRPPIRRTEASGTPPFAPYAFSNVQLATRRDDHGAGRHSESLAEIQQAFARESFLDEVAHESGQDPLALRLRHLDDARGVELIASVSQRARWGEALSSAASTSPDRLRGRGFAYSQLPDRHQRIPEGVRSAWIADVEVNRITGDVTLTRLVVGQDAGPEVDTDRLQQTLQARVLGSARPLLGRDPAFDEWGDGSKDDKNVDPTPGGVLVTRTDMPTKESADAEATTSLLQPLDDVNLAPGVAVIANALFDATGVRFRQPPFTAGRVRQALHDQADSLQEETPGRPTKRPGRRWLKAAALTAVAGTAVMAWPWKGAITPINRPAANLYSAETIERGRLVAAAGDCAACHTAEGGQENAGGRAFDTPFGTLYSTNLTPDEETGMGRWSYAAFERAMRHGISRDGKHLYPAFPYTAFAKISDADMQALYAYLMAQPAVSAETPANALSFPFNFRPLMAGWNALYHDPNPFEPDPGQSDLYNRGAYLAEGLGHCSACHSPRNAMGAEQRGEHSLAGAMVDGWEAPPLNRLSRSPIPWSETSLYDYLRHGASSLHGVASGPMAPVVAGLGELPEYDVRALAHYVAVQMDAPAGDSETVRADAAVRIATAQSGPAGMEEGERLFEGACASCHMESGTPSFTSAQTSLALNTNLHSQHPDNVIQSILGGVHADHVPGLGNMPGFADSFSDSQVVTLTAYLRARFAPDQAPWRNIESRVTTIRQHNNSPSPHP